TGCGCAGGCCTTCGGCGCTCCGCCGGCCAGCTGGGGCGGACCGAACTTTATCGGGCGCGTCGAGCAGGAATGCACTCCAACCGAAAGGTGGGCCAACTTCTACGTACACCAGCGCGTCCTGCCCTTCGCCCACAGGGCCCACGCGGCGGGAAACCTGCGGGACACCGGCCTCGAAACGGTCGAGCGCGCATGCGAGGCGCTGCTGGAGGAAGACGAAAACGCCCCGCTCGCGCGCATCCACGGCGACTTGTGGTCGGGAAACCTGCTGTTTTCCGCACATGGTCCGCGGTTTATCGACCCCGCGGCCCACGGCGGGCACCCGCTGACCGATATCGCGATGCTGGAGCTGTTCGGCGCCCCGTTTGTCGAGGAGATCGCCGAGGGGTACTTAGAAGAGGGTGTCCTTGGCGCCGATTGGCGCCGCAGAATCCCCATCCACCAGCTGCACCCATTGGCGGTGCACGCCCAGACCCACGGGCCGAGCTACGCGGATGCGCTGGTGCGCGCGGCGGAGCAGACACTGCGGGTTGTACATTCTGGTGTGTGATGGACGACCAAAGCCTGCTGGCCCTCGATGCACGCCACGTGTGGCACCCCTACGGCGCGTTTCCTCCGACGACGGCGCCGCTGCCTGTGGCGTCGGCAAGCGGCGTGCGCCTCAAGCTTGCCAACGGCCGCGAGCTTATCGACGGGATGAGTTCCTGGTGGGCGGCGATCCACGGTTACCACCACCCGCATCTCGACGCCGCGGCGCACCGCCAGGTCGACGAGCTGAGCCACGTGATGTTTGGCGGGCTGACGCACGAGCCGGCTGTAACGCTCGCCGCGCGCCTCGCCGCGATGGCGCCGGGGGAGCTGGACAAGGTGTTTCTCGCGGACTCCGGCTCGGTGAGCGTGGAGGTCGCGGCCAAGATGGCGATTCAGTACCAGCGCTCGCGGGGCCATGCTGGGCGCACGAAGCTGGCGACGTGGCGCGGCGGCTACCACGGTGACACGCTGACCCCGATGAGCGTGTGCGACCCAGACGGCGGGATGCACGCGATGTGGCGCGCGGTTCTGCCGGCGCAGGTGTTCGCGGACGCCCCGCCGCGCGAGTTCGACGCGGCCTACGCCACCGAACTGAGACAGATGGTGCAGTCCCACGCCCATGAGCTCGCCGCCGTGATCGTGGAGCCGGTGGTGCAGGGCGCCGGCGGGATGCGCTTCCACGACCCCGCCTACCTGCGCGAGCTGCGCCGCGTGTGCGACGAGACGGGCGTGCTGCTGATTTTCGACGAGATCGCCACCGGGTTCGGCCGCACGGGCGAGCTTTTCGCCGCCGACCACGCGCAGGTGGTGCCGGACATCATGTGCGTAGGCAAGGCGCTGACCGGCGGGTACGTCACGCTCGCGGCGACGCTGACCACGCAAGACGTCGCCGAGGTGATCAGCCGCGGGGAGGCCGGCGGGCTGGCGCACGGCCCGACGTTTATGGGCAACCCCCTGGCCTGCGCGATCGCGAACGCCTCGCTGGACCTCGTCGACGGCAGGCAGTGGCGCACGCAGGTGCCGCGTATTTGCGGCTGGCTCGAGGAAGGTCTCGCACCCGCGCGAGAGCTCCCCGGTGTGCGCGACGTCCGCGTCCTGGGCGCCATCGGCGTGATCGAGCTCGAGCGCGACGTACCCATGCAGGTCGCCACCGATGCGGTCACGGAGCACGGCGTGTGGCTGCGGCCGTTTCGCAACCTGATCTACACCATGCCGCCCTACATCTGCACCCACGACGACATCGCCGCGATCTGCCGCGCGGCGATTGCGGGAGTAACGTCGTTTTCCCATGGAAGCTAAATCGCCTCTGGACTGGCTTGACGACGACAGCCGCCGGCGCAGCGCGGCCGGCCTGCACCGCGTGCTGCGGCCCCGGGACCCGGCAGCGCCCCTGCTGGATCTCGCATCCAACGACTACCTGGGGCTCTCGTGTCACCAGGAGGTCATCGCCGGGGCGCGCCGCTCCCTGGAGCGCTGCGGGGCAGGTTCGACGGGATCGCGCCTGGTCACCGGCACTCTCGATGAGCATGAGGCGCTCGAGCGCGAGCTCGCTGCGTTCTGCGGCCAGCCCTCGGCGCTGGTGTTTTCCTCCGGCTACATGGCCAACCTGGGTCTCGTCACGGCGCTGAGCGGGCGAGGCGCGCTGGTGGTCTCCGATGCGGGTTCGCACGCCTCGCTTGTCGACGCCTGCCGGTTATCGCGTGCCCGGGTCGTCGTCACGCCCCGCGGCGATGTCGACGCGGTGGCTGAGGCGCTGAGCTCGCGTATCGAGCAGCGCGCTGTGGTGCTCACCGACAGCGTGTACTCCGCAGACGGGACGCTCGCGCCAGTCGCTGCGCTGCACGGCGTTGCGCGGGAGCACGGCGCCGTGCTCGTTGTCGACGAGGCGCACGGGCTTGGGGTGCGCGGCTCCGGCGGGCGCGGCTTTGTCCATGAGCTGCGACTTGCCGGGCAGGAGGACCTCGTTGTCACCGCGACGCTGTCGAAGGCGCTGGGCGCGCAGGGCGGGGTGGTGTTCGGCTCTCCGCGGGTGCGCGCGCACTTGGTGGACACGGCACGCTCTTTTATCTTCGATACCGCTCTGGCCCCGCCGATGGTCGGCGCGGCGCGTGCGGCGTTGGGCATTGTGGAGCGCGAACCGGATCGAGCTGCGCGGGTGTTGGGCGTCGCTAAGCAATTGGCTGAGGCGACGGGGGCGATTGAGCCGGAGAGTGCGGTCGTGTCGGTCATTCTTGGCGACCCGGAGCGCGCGGTGGCCGCCCGCGACGCCGCGCGTGAACGCGGGCTCGAGGTGGGGTGTTTCCGTCCGCCGTCCGTGCCGGCGGGCACGTCGCGGCTGCGTTTGACGGCCCGCGCCGATTTAAGTGATGCCGATGTTTCCCGTGCCGAGGCCATTCTGCGCGACGTAGTAGAGGAGTTTTCGCACCTATGACGAAGTTCATCGTGGTCTCGGGCACAGGCACCGAGATTGGCAAGACAATCGCCACCGCGGCGCTAGCGGCCCGCGAGGTGGCGGCAGGTAGTCGCGTGGGAATAGCCAAGCCCATCCAGACCGGACTTGAACCGGGTGAGGAGGGGGACTGCCAAGTGGCGGCGCGGCTCGCCGGGGTTGCGGCGGCGTTCGAGTACCGCCGCCTGCTCGAGCCGCTCGCCCCGGAGACGGCGGCGCACCGCGCGGGGGAAGAACAGTCCACCGCCATTGAGCTTGCGGATGCGGTGCGGCGGTGGTCAGGCAACGAAGACCTGGACGTGGTGTTCCTCGAGGGCGCCGGAGGGGTCCTCGCGCGGTTGGGCACCGACGTGACGATCATCGACGTCGCGCGCGAGCTCAACGCGCCGGTCGTGCTGGTTACCTCCGCCGAGCTCGGCACGCTGTCGGCGACCGAGCTTGCGACGCGATGCTTGCGCGCCGAGGGCCTCGAGTGCCTGGGCATGATGATCGGTTCGTGGCCGGAAGCCCCGGACCTGGCCCAGAGGTGCAACGTCGAAGATCTCCCACGACTGACGGGGGAGAAACTGCTGGGCGCAGTGCCCCGCGGGGCGGGATCCCTCGCGCCGGAGGAGTTTGCGCGCCGGGCACCAGGCTGGTTTCGCCGTTAGATGTCGCGGTGGGGGTTGGCGCTGGTTGTTGGGCGGGGGAGATGTCACGGTGAAGGCGGACTGCGTGTTGCCGACCTGGGGTTTTGTTTCCCGGGGCTGCTTGACCGTGACATTGCGGTGGGTGGGATGTCACGGTGAAGCCGATACGGGGGTTGCCGACCTGGGGCTTTGCCGCCCGTGGCTGCTTGACTGTGACATTCCACCGCGTGAGATGTCACGGTGAAGCCGTTTCGGGTGTCGCTGACCTGGGGTTTTGTGGCT
Above is a window of Corynebacterium sanguinis DNA encoding:
- a CDS encoding fructosamine kinase family protein, translated to MSRKFTKHGSAPQSATAEAAGLRWLREGSDAVVEVYDVDAAANTLTIEHVDTVRPTPAAAMGAGRELAKIHACGAQAFGAPPASWGGPNFIGRVEQECTPTERWANFYVHQRVLPFAHRAHAAGNLRDTGLETVERACEALLEEDENAPLARIHGDLWSGNLLFSAHGPRFIDPAAHGGHPLTDIAMLELFGAPFVEEIAEGYLEEGVLGADWRRRIPIHQLHPLAVHAQTHGPSYADALVRAAEQTLRVVHSGV
- a CDS encoding 8-amino-7-oxononanoate synthase, with the translated sequence MEAKSPLDWLDDDSRRRSAAGLHRVLRPRDPAAPLLDLASNDYLGLSCHQEVIAGARRSLERCGAGSTGSRLVTGTLDEHEALERELAAFCGQPSALVFSSGYMANLGLVTALSGRGALVVSDAGSHASLVDACRLSRARVVVTPRGDVDAVAEALSSRIEQRAVVLTDSVYSADGTLAPVAALHGVAREHGAVLVVDEAHGLGVRGSGGRGFVHELRLAGQEDLVVTATLSKALGAQGGVVFGSPRVRAHLVDTARSFIFDTALAPPMVGAARAALGIVEREPDRAARVLGVAKQLAEATGAIEPESAVVSVILGDPERAVAARDAARERGLEVGCFRPPSVPAGTSRLRLTARADLSDADVSRAEAILRDVVEEFSHL
- a CDS encoding adenosylmethionine--8-amino-7-oxononanoate transaminase translates to MDDQSLLALDARHVWHPYGAFPPTTAPLPVASASGVRLKLANGRELIDGMSSWWAAIHGYHHPHLDAAAHRQVDELSHVMFGGLTHEPAVTLAARLAAMAPGELDKVFLADSGSVSVEVAAKMAIQYQRSRGHAGRTKLATWRGGYHGDTLTPMSVCDPDGGMHAMWRAVLPAQVFADAPPREFDAAYATELRQMVQSHAHELAAVIVEPVVQGAGGMRFHDPAYLRELRRVCDETGVLLIFDEIATGFGRTGELFAADHAQVVPDIMCVGKALTGGYVTLAATLTTQDVAEVISRGEAGGLAHGPTFMGNPLACAIANASLDLVDGRQWRTQVPRICGWLEEGLAPARELPGVRDVRVLGAIGVIELERDVPMQVATDAVTEHGVWLRPFRNLIYTMPPYICTHDDIAAICRAAIAGVTSFSHGS
- the bioD gene encoding dethiobiotin synthase; the protein is MTKFIVVSGTGTEIGKTIATAALAAREVAAGSRVGIAKPIQTGLEPGEEGDCQVAARLAGVAAAFEYRRLLEPLAPETAAHRAGEEQSTAIELADAVRRWSGNEDLDVVFLEGAGGVLARLGTDVTIIDVARELNAPVVLVTSAELGTLSATELATRCLRAEGLECLGMMIGSWPEAPDLAQRCNVEDLPRLTGEKLLGAVPRGAGSLAPEEFARRAPGWFRR